The following proteins are co-located in the Pedobacter sp. FW305-3-2-15-E-R2A2 genome:
- a CDS encoding Mrp/NBP35 family ATP-binding protein has product MIISPEQVLAALRNVEDPDLKKDLVTLNMIKDLKIEDKNVSFTLELTTPACPMKDMLKNACFNAVKHFVSQEAEIEINITSRVTKPMDINQLKDIRNILLVSSGKGGVGKSTVASNLAIALAADGAKVGLIDADIYGPSVPTMFDLVGAKPSARETADGKTLILPIEKYGIKLLSLGFFADPDQPVPWRGPMASNAVKQLFNDADWGELDYLIVDLPPGTGDIHITITQSFPIAGAVIVTTPQQVALADTRKGLAMFKMPSINIPVLGVIENMAYFTPEELPENKYYIFGKDGGKELAKSFEVPFLGEIPIVQGITEAGDKGAPIALNKESRISASFTEIAGKVAQQVAINNSLSVNC; this is encoded by the coding sequence ATGATAATTAGTCCAGAACAAGTTCTAGCCGCTCTGAGAAATGTTGAAGACCCTGATCTTAAAAAAGATCTGGTGACTTTGAACATGATCAAGGATTTGAAAATAGAAGATAAGAACGTGAGTTTCACCTTAGAACTCACCACTCCAGCCTGCCCGATGAAAGATATGCTGAAAAATGCATGTTTTAATGCCGTAAAGCATTTCGTAAGTCAGGAGGCCGAAATAGAAATCAATATTACTTCCAGGGTAACCAAACCTATGGACATTAACCAATTGAAAGATATTCGCAATATTTTGCTGGTTTCTTCAGGAAAAGGTGGTGTAGGAAAGTCAACAGTAGCAAGTAACCTTGCCATTGCCCTGGCTGCCGATGGCGCAAAGGTGGGGCTGATCGACGCAGATATTTATGGGCCTTCAGTTCCTACGATGTTTGATCTTGTAGGTGCTAAGCCAAGTGCAAGAGAGACTGCGGATGGGAAAACGCTAATCCTTCCTATTGAAAAATACGGCATTAAGCTTTTGTCTTTAGGCTTTTTTGCAGATCCGGACCAGCCAGTACCATGGCGCGGACCAATGGCTTCTAACGCGGTTAAACAATTGTTCAATGATGCCGACTGGGGAGAATTGGATTACCTGATTGTAGATCTTCCTCCGGGAACAGGAGACATTCACATCACCATCACCCAGAGTTTCCCGATCGCAGGGGCTGTAATTGTAACGACACCCCAACAGGTAGCCCTTGCGGATACCAGAAAAGGACTGGCGATGTTTAAAATGCCAAGTATTAATATTCCTGTATTAGGAGTGATCGAGAATATGGCTTATTTTACTCCAGAAGAATTACCTGAAAATAAATATTATATTTTTGGAAAAGATGGTGGGAAGGAACTGGCAAAGTCATTTGAGGTACCTTTCTTAGGGGAAATTCCAATCGTTCAGGGAATTACCGAAGCTGGTGATAAAGGTGCGCCAATTGCATTGAATAAAGAAAGCAGGATATCCGCTTCTTTTACGGAGATTGCGGGCAAGGTCGCACAACAAGTCGCAATTAATAACTCGCTGAGTGTTAATTGCTAA
- the def gene encoding peptide deformylase: MKLPIVAYGDPVLKKVCAPIEQDYPDLKQLISNMFETMYNAHGIGLAAPQIGLPIRLFIVDTGVDEEEKKGFKSAFINAEILEETGEPWAFNEGCLSIPDIREDVFRKPNILIRYYDENWELHEEKINGILARVIQHEYDHIQGKLFTETLSLLRKRMLKSKLDAISKGNVKVDYKMRFPQQSRRR, translated from the coding sequence ATGAAATTACCCATTGTAGCATACGGTGATCCGGTATTGAAAAAGGTTTGTGCTCCTATTGAGCAGGACTATCCGGATTTAAAACAATTAATCAGTAACATGTTCGAAACCATGTATAATGCTCATGGAATTGGTTTAGCCGCTCCTCAGATTGGATTGCCGATCCGATTATTCATTGTGGATACCGGCGTGGATGAAGAGGAGAAGAAAGGCTTTAAAAGTGCTTTCATCAATGCGGAAATCCTGGAAGAAACAGGCGAACCCTGGGCTTTCAATGAAGGATGCCTCAGCATTCCCGATATCAGAGAAGACGTATTTCGTAAACCCAATATCCTCATCAGGTATTATGACGAAAACTGGGAGCTGCATGAAGAAAAAATTAACGGCATATTGGCCCGCGTGATCCAACATGAATACGATCATATTCAGGGTAAACTGTTTACAGAAACTTTAAGCTTATTGCGTAAAAGAATGTTGAAAAGCAAGCTGGACGCGATTTCTAAAGGAAATGTAAAGGTAGATTATAAAATGCGTTTCCCACAGCAGAGCAGAAGGCGTTAA
- a CDS encoding M3 family metallopeptidase — MPFLQYSENRALREKMYHAYINRGNNNDANDNKKIISRMVALRAEKAGLLGYNSHADFVLEESMAKSPKEAYDLLNGLWDAALPVAKQEAADMQKMMDKEGRNETLEAWDWSHYADKVRKERYNYDAEELRPYFQLENVKAGFFKVANKLYGITFTALTDVPVYHKDVTAYQVKEADGTHIGVIYMDFFTRSSKRGGAWMTSYATQSYKDGKRVAPVVSIVCNFSGPNGDEPALFTADEVTTFYHEMGHALHGLLSNVKYRSLAGTSVPRDFVELPSQVMEHFAFEPEVLQFYAKHYKTGAIVPQELITKMKNAGKFNQGFETVEYLAASLLDMGFHTIPVGKEIGAIKFETAEMNKYGLIRQIAPRYRSTYFQHIFASGYSAGYYSYIWSAVLDSDAFAAFKESGNIFNPEVAKSFRKNVLEKGGTIEPMDLYKAFRGKEPDMKHLLKDRGLNKAL, encoded by the coding sequence ATGCCATTTTTACAGTATTCGGAGAATCGTGCATTAAGAGAAAAGATGTATCATGCCTATATCAACAGAGGCAATAACAACGATGCAAATGATAATAAAAAGATCATTTCAAGGATGGTTGCTTTACGTGCCGAAAAGGCCGGATTATTGGGCTATAACAGCCACGCAGATTTTGTCTTGGAAGAAAGTATGGCAAAATCTCCTAAGGAGGCTTACGACTTGTTAAATGGCCTTTGGGATGCCGCTTTGCCGGTGGCTAAGCAAGAAGCCGCAGACATGCAGAAAATGATGGACAAAGAGGGGCGGAATGAAACATTAGAAGCTTGGGATTGGTCTCATTATGCAGATAAAGTCCGGAAGGAGAGATACAACTACGATGCCGAAGAATTAAGACCATATTTCCAGCTCGAAAATGTGAAGGCAGGATTTTTCAAAGTAGCGAATAAGTTATATGGAATTACTTTTACCGCGCTGACTGACGTTCCTGTTTATCATAAGGACGTAACAGCTTATCAGGTAAAAGAAGCTGACGGAACACATATTGGGGTTATTTATATGGATTTCTTTACCCGTAGTTCTAAGCGCGGTGGGGCATGGATGACTTCTTATGCCACCCAATCTTATAAAGATGGTAAACGCGTTGCTCCTGTTGTTTCTATTGTTTGCAACTTTTCAGGCCCGAATGGGGATGAACCTGCTTTGTTTACAGCAGATGAAGTAACCACATTTTACCATGAAATGGGACATGCCCTTCATGGCTTATTGTCTAATGTAAAATACAGAAGCCTTGCCGGTACTTCCGTTCCCCGTGATTTTGTGGAATTACCATCGCAGGTGATGGAGCACTTTGCTTTTGAGCCAGAGGTGCTTCAGTTCTATGCAAAACACTATAAAACCGGAGCAATTGTACCGCAGGAGTTGATTACAAAAATGAAAAATGCAGGGAAGTTCAATCAGGGCTTTGAAACTGTGGAATATCTTGCTGCTTCCTTACTGGATATGGGCTTTCATACGATCCCGGTTGGAAAAGAAATAGGTGCTATAAAGTTCGAAACGGCAGAAATGAACAAGTACGGATTGATCAGGCAAATCGCTCCCCGTTATAGAAGTACTTATTTTCAACACATCTTTGCTTCCGGTTATTCGGCCGGATATTATAGCTATATCTGGTCTGCCGTATTGGATAGTGATGCTTTTGCTGCCTTCAAAGAAAGCGGAAATATCTTTAATCCCGAGGTTGCTAAATCCTTCCGTAAGAATGTACTTGAAAAAGGAGGCACTATTGAGCCGATGGACCTTTACAAAGCTTTTAGAGGTAAAGAACCCGATATGAAACATTTATTGAAAGACAGAGGCCTAAATAAAGCACTTTAA
- a CDS encoding DUF4397 domain-containing protein, producing MEISNKLKNISKAFIAAVTISVALSACSKRDDSKPIAATVLSVVNASPTIKEFDFIIGGQRWSADAFKFGTKFDYVAFYPGLARIGIVERGKTNYLLTKDQVYQSDKYYTTFLIDTGANRAFLTVVDQLDSPATTTKAKVRFLNLSPDAAPLILSVKGETTDLFVNKAYKESTAFAAIEAGDNVAFEIKDNATKTVLATVPGSKLEKGKLYTIYAKGYKGKLDADPLKFGANIYMAK from the coding sequence ATGGAAATTTCAAACAAACTAAAAAATATATCTAAAGCTTTTATTGCTGCAGTGACGATTTCGGTAGCATTATCGGCCTGCTCTAAAAGAGATGATTCCAAACCAATTGCAGCTACGGTGTTGTCTGTTGTAAATGCAAGTCCAACCATTAAAGAATTCGATTTTATTATTGGAGGTCAGAGATGGAGTGCAGATGCTTTCAAGTTCGGGACAAAGTTTGACTATGTTGCTTTCTATCCGGGTTTAGCGAGGATTGGTATCGTGGAAAGAGGGAAGACAAACTATCTGTTGACAAAAGATCAGGTTTATCAGTCAGATAAATACTATACTACTTTTTTAATAGATACAGGAGCTAACAGAGCTTTTTTAACGGTTGTTGATCAGTTGGATAGCCCTGCAACAACGACAAAAGCAAAGGTTCGGTTCCTTAACCTAAGCCCTGATGCTGCTCCATTAATTCTGTCGGTTAAAGGAGAAACAACAGATTTGTTTGTCAACAAAGCATACAAAGAATCTACAGCATTTGCAGCTATAGAAGCAGGAGATAACGTTGCTTTCGAGATTAAGGATAATGCTACAAAAACTGTATTGGCAACGGTACCTGGAAGTAAGCTCGAGAAAGGAAAGCTTTACACCATTTATGCCAAAGGATATAAAGGTAAGTTAGATGCGGATCCATTGAAATTTGGAGCCAACATCTACATGGCGAAATAG
- a CDS encoding sigma-70 family RNA polymerase sigma factor, which produces MKAKEKAFLGEIETHKGIIHKISRMYMDNEDDQKDLFQEIICQLWKSYDSFNHQSKFSSWMYRVALNTAIVFFKKDKRKQDVYANILAEEIEIPSDEAETKEIQLAHFYKALQKLDKIEKALMFYFLENYSHKEIGENLGITEGNARVKLNRAKNKLKELIKKQGYEF; this is translated from the coding sequence TTGAAAGCAAAGGAGAAAGCGTTTCTTGGGGAAATAGAAACCCATAAAGGAATTATTCATAAGATCTCCAGGATGTACATGGACAATGAAGATGACCAGAAAGATCTTTTTCAGGAAATCATCTGTCAGCTGTGGAAATCTTATGATTCCTTTAATCATCAAAGTAAGTTTTCCAGCTGGATGTACAGAGTTGCTTTAAATACGGCAATTGTATTTTTTAAGAAAGACAAACGCAAACAGGATGTCTACGCCAATATCCTCGCTGAAGAAATAGAAATCCCATCAGACGAAGCGGAAACAAAAGAAATACAACTGGCGCACTTTTATAAAGCACTTCAAAAACTAGACAAAATTGAGAAGGCATTGATGTTTTATTTCCTGGAGAACTATTCCCACAAAGAGATTGGAGAGAACCTGGGGATTACGGAAGGAAATGCGCGAGTAAAGCTCAACAGAGCAAAGAATAAACTAAAAGAACTTATAAAAAAACAAGGTTATGAATTTTGA
- a CDS encoding NifU family protein yields the protein MDLTQQVEQALETIRPYLIADGGDVAIEEITADNVVKLKLLGNCGSCKMSFMTMKAGIEQAIMKAVPQITSVVAINLAEPV from the coding sequence ATGGATTTAACACAACAAGTAGAGCAGGCATTGGAAACGATCAGACCATATTTAATCGCTGATGGTGGAGATGTTGCAATAGAAGAGATTACGGCGGATAATGTAGTTAAATTGAAATTATTAGGAAACTGCGGGTCTTGCAAAATGAGCTTTATGACGATGAAAGCGGGCATTGAGCAGGCGATTATGAAGGCTGTTCCACAGATTACTTCGGTCGTTGCGATTAACCTCGCAGAGCCGGTATAA
- the htpG gene encoding molecular chaperone HtpG: MSIEEKGTISIHTENIFPIIKKFLYSDNEIFLRELVSNAVDAVQKIKRLAALGQYNGELGNPLVEVAVDAEKKTITITDNGLGMTAEEIKKYINQVAFSGASEFVEKFKDAKDANEIIGKFGLGFYSAFMVADLVEIQTLSYQEGAEPARWVCDGSTEFEISTGNRTTRGTEITLHINAESEEFLSKNKLEEILDKYGKFLPVPIKFGTKTEQIADGEDEEGKPKTVAVEVDNIINTTNPIWTKAPADLSDEDYLAFYKQLYPFSEDPLFWIHLNVDYPFNLTGVLYFPKVKNDFDMQRNKIKLFSRQVFITDEVKDIVPEFLMLLHGVIDSPDIPLNVSRSFLQADSNVKKINSYITKKVADKLQELFNKDRKAYEEKWSDIGLFVKYGLVSEEKFYDKAKDFALLTNTKNEHFTLEEYHDKVKDFQTDKNGQVVYIYSNDPAKQDSFIQSANKKDYDVLLMNSPIDNHFINQLENKLEKTQLKRVDSSVADKLIEKDEAIESVLTEEQSKKVTEIFTKAITKPGMQVEVVGLNPEELPVTVTMDEFMRRMKDMAQMGGGMGFYGSMPDNYKVAINGNHKLIGKILLTDNEEEQSLLAKQAVDLALLAQGMLTGAELTAFVSRSVNLI; the protein is encoded by the coding sequence ATGAGCATAGAAGAAAAAGGAACCATTTCCATTCACACGGAGAATATTTTCCCGATCATCAAAAAATTCCTGTATTCAGACAATGAAATTTTCCTGCGCGAGCTGGTTTCAAATGCCGTTGATGCGGTACAAAAGATTAAACGTCTTGCCGCATTGGGACAATACAACGGAGAGCTGGGTAACCCATTGGTAGAAGTTGCTGTTGATGCAGAGAAAAAGACCATTACCATTACAGATAATGGTTTGGGGATGACTGCTGAGGAGATCAAAAAATACATCAATCAGGTGGCTTTCTCGGGAGCAAGTGAGTTTGTAGAGAAATTTAAGGATGCTAAAGACGCCAATGAAATCATTGGTAAATTTGGTTTAGGCTTCTATTCTGCCTTTATGGTAGCAGACCTGGTAGAAATCCAGACCCTTTCTTATCAGGAAGGCGCGGAGCCTGCCCGTTGGGTATGCGATGGCAGTACTGAATTTGAAATCAGCACGGGTAACAGAACCACCAGAGGTACTGAAATTACCCTTCACATCAATGCAGAATCAGAAGAGTTTCTAAGTAAAAATAAACTGGAAGAGATTCTGGATAAATATGGTAAGTTCTTACCGGTACCAATTAAATTTGGGACGAAGACAGAACAAATTGCAGATGGTGAAGACGAAGAAGGAAAACCAAAAACAGTAGCTGTTGAGGTCGACAATATCATCAACACCACCAACCCGATCTGGACGAAAGCACCTGCAGATTTGTCAGACGAAGATTACCTTGCCTTTTATAAACAACTGTATCCTTTCTCGGAAGATCCTTTATTCTGGATTCACCTGAATGTCGATTATCCTTTCAACTTAACAGGAGTATTGTATTTCCCTAAAGTGAAGAACGATTTTGACATGCAACGCAATAAAATCAAGTTGTTCTCCCGTCAGGTATTTATTACTGATGAAGTAAAAGACATCGTTCCGGAATTCCTGATGTTGTTGCATGGTGTAATTGACTCACCGGATATCCCATTGAACGTTTCCAGAAGTTTTCTTCAGGCAGATAGTAACGTTAAAAAAATCAATAGTTACATCACTAAGAAAGTCGCGGATAAATTACAGGAGCTCTTTAACAAAGACCGTAAGGCTTATGAAGAGAAATGGAGTGACATCGGTTTATTCGTGAAATATGGTCTGGTAAGCGAAGAGAAGTTTTATGATAAAGCGAAAGACTTTGCCTTATTAACCAATACAAAAAACGAACACTTTACTTTAGAGGAGTATCACGATAAAGTAAAAGACTTCCAGACCGATAAAAATGGACAGGTGGTTTATATTTACTCGAATGATCCTGCAAAACAAGATAGTTTTATTCAGTCGGCCAATAAAAAAGATTATGATGTCTTATTAATGAACTCGCCTATTGACAACCATTTTATCAATCAATTAGAGAACAAACTGGAAAAAACACAATTGAAACGTGTAGACTCCAGTGTGGCGGATAAATTGATTGAAAAAGATGAGGCAATAGAATCTGTGCTTACAGAGGAGCAGTCAAAAAAGGTTACAGAAATCTTTACCAAGGCGATTACTAAACCTGGCATGCAGGTAGAAGTTGTTGGGTTAAACCCGGAAGAATTACCGGTTACAGTAACCATGGATGAATTTATGCGACGCATGAAAGATATGGCTCAGATGGGTGGTGGTATGGGCTTCTATGGTAGTATGCCTGATAATTATAAGGTGGCCATCAATGGAAACCATAAGCTGATTGGAAAGATTCTTTTAACAGACAATGAAGAAGAGCAAAGCCTGCTTGCAAAACAAGCCGTGGATTTGGCTTTATTGGCGCAAGGAATGCTGACAGGAGCAGAACTAACAGCTTTTGTGAGTAGAAGTGTAAATCTTATTTAA
- a CDS encoding HmuY family protein — MKQPFYTLSLISAFLFVGFHAIAQNPKTEKNLDAKSKTTFYSLESGKIVKETEKWDLAFNNTAIKINSKQNVSAQILSNTTFEKVTKAPENGYKKDSQSSSAIPTGSGNGWYNYDMATHALSPIPGRVIIVKTASGKHIKLEILSYYFDEEDYNETGFYTFKYAAVK; from the coding sequence ATGAAACAACCTTTTTATACCCTATCCTTAATATCTGCATTTCTTTTTGTCGGCTTCCACGCTATAGCTCAGAATCCAAAGACAGAAAAAAATCTTGATGCCAAGTCAAAAACTACTTTCTATAGCTTAGAGTCCGGAAAAATTGTCAAAGAGACAGAAAAATGGGACCTGGCTTTTAACAATACGGCGATTAAAATCAACAGTAAACAAAACGTTTCTGCACAGATTTTAAGTAATACGACCTTTGAGAAGGTGACTAAAGCCCCGGAAAACGGCTATAAAAAGGACAGCCAAAGCAGCAGCGCCATCCCAACAGGATCGGGCAACGGATGGTACAATTATGATATGGCGACCCATGCACTCAGTCCTATTCCAGGCAGGGTTATTATCGTCAAAACTGCTTCAGGAAAACATATTAAACTGGAAATTCTAAGTTATTATTTTGATGAAGAAGATTATAATGAGACCGGTTTTTATACATTTAAATATGCAGCAGTTAAATAA
- a CDS encoding TraB/GumN family protein: MKTIFTITALALSSIFTTKATAQNKPLENSLLWEVTGKGLTKPSYIYGTIHMICENDFRIPEKVTHAFAKTEKLIFEIDYNDPNEMADMQKAAVPGTLLSKTLNASQYAQVDSILKLKTKIPLKALDQYGLLTVYSVAISKTLPCATTKSYETEFTKLAKQKKITTGALETTEAQMEYLKKAYPDSVMVKHIVLFDDYKTMFTAAIKAYKEENITAVAEKMNDKKFSSEEINRWVLEARNTNWVKQMPEMMKKQASFFAVGAAHLPGKKGVLELLKALGYTVKPVMN, translated from the coding sequence ATGAAAACAATATTCACCATCACTGCCCTTGCATTAAGCAGCATCTTTACAACAAAAGCGACCGCACAAAACAAACCTCTGGAAAACTCTTTATTATGGGAAGTAACTGGAAAAGGACTAACAAAGCCCTCGTACATCTACGGAACAATTCATATGATCTGTGAAAATGATTTCAGAATTCCTGAAAAAGTAACCCATGCTTTTGCTAAAACAGAAAAGCTTATTTTCGAAATTGATTACAATGATCCTAATGAAATGGCGGATATGCAAAAAGCTGCTGTACCGGGAACATTATTGAGTAAGACCCTTAATGCAAGCCAATACGCCCAGGTAGACTCTATTCTGAAATTAAAAACAAAAATCCCATTAAAAGCACTGGACCAATACGGCCTTCTCACCGTTTATTCCGTCGCAATTTCAAAAACACTACCCTGTGCAACAACCAAATCATATGAAACTGAATTTACTAAATTAGCCAAACAGAAAAAGATAACAACAGGTGCATTGGAAACTACAGAAGCTCAAATGGAATACCTGAAAAAAGCCTATCCAGACTCCGTAATGGTTAAACACATTGTCTTATTTGATGATTACAAAACGATGTTTACAGCTGCTATAAAGGCCTATAAGGAGGAAAACATCACAGCGGTAGCAGAAAAAATGAACGATAAGAAATTCAGCAGCGAAGAAATTAACAGATGGGTTCTGGAAGCAAGAAACACAAACTGGGTGAAACAAATGCCGGAAATGATGAAAAAACAAGCTTCCTTCTTTGCGGTAGGCGCAGCACACTTACCTGGTAAAAAAGGCGTATTGGAGCTGTTAAAAGCGCTGGGATATACCGTTAAACCCGTAATGAATTAA
- a CDS encoding RNA polymerase sigma factor: MLKFEDVLAGCLKNDNKCKEVVYKSFYGYLMGVILRYVNDKNDAQELINDSFIKVFKSIGQFGFPKDKADLQKAFKGWIARISSRTAIDFLRSKRTYLYVEDIEDLQQPLTELNAISQLNVQDIMKLLSQLPETHKLIFNMYEIEGFSHDEISKLLNIPESSSRVYLTRAKNKLRTLYSKSLISSYESN; this comes from the coding sequence ATGCTCAAATTTGAGGACGTTTTAGCGGGGTGTTTGAAAAATGACAACAAATGTAAAGAGGTGGTTTATAAATCATTTTACGGCTATTTAATGGGCGTTATTTTGAGATACGTTAATGATAAAAATGATGCTCAGGAGTTGATTAACGATAGCTTTATTAAGGTTTTTAAAAGTATAGGACAATTTGGTTTCCCAAAGGATAAGGCGGATTTACAAAAAGCCTTTAAAGGGTGGATTGCAAGAATCTCTTCGCGTACAGCGATCGATTTCCTAAGAAGCAAACGGACTTATCTATATGTGGAAGATATAGAAGATTTGCAGCAGCCACTTACAGAACTAAACGCCATTTCTCAACTCAATGTGCAGGATATTATGAAACTGTTGAGTCAATTGCCGGAAACTCACAAGTTGATTTTTAATATGTATGAAATTGAAGGTTTCTCGCATGATGAAATCTCCAAACTATTGAATATTCCGGAGAGCTCAAGTCGGGTCTATCTGACCAGAGCAAAGAATAAATTGAGAACGCTTTATTCGAAATCATTGATTAGTTCTTATGAGTCCAACTAG
- a CDS encoding DUF2157 domain-containing protein, giving the protein MNATHYDKLKEEDFISDASIENIRIREQNPLFSLHWELKTLLYLGVMLLSTGLGILIYKNIDTIGHQVILAIIAAISIGCFAYCLKHRAPFSRERVKSPNSLFDYLLLLGCLSFLTFVGYLQFQYTVFGTNYGMATFIPMLLLFFVAYEFDHLGILSMGIANLAIWMGVSVTPAQLLSSGNFDNETVIYTYLILGLILLLAGQLSEYFNFKKHFRFSYLHFGIHISFVSLLFGYFNHYSSSLSFIWLLVLFVLAFYLYTDARKHKSFYFLLLVVLYSYIAFSIIMVRGFIAINDIGAIYLCCLYFIGSAIALIRLLIYLNKQIKAS; this is encoded by the coding sequence ATGAATGCAACACATTACGATAAACTAAAAGAAGAGGACTTTATTTCAGACGCATCTATTGAAAATATACGAATAAGGGAGCAAAACCCCTTGTTTTCTTTACATTGGGAACTAAAAACCTTATTGTATCTGGGCGTTATGTTATTGAGCACCGGATTAGGCATTCTTATCTATAAGAATATTGATACCATTGGCCATCAGGTGATTCTGGCCATCATCGCAGCGATCAGCATTGGTTGTTTCGCTTATTGCCTTAAGCATCGTGCCCCATTTAGCAGGGAAAGGGTAAAATCTCCAAATTCACTTTTTGATTACCTGCTGCTCCTTGGTTGCCTTAGCTTTTTAACTTTTGTAGGCTATCTACAGTTTCAGTATACCGTTTTCGGCACCAACTATGGAATGGCAACTTTTATTCCGATGTTGCTTTTATTTTTTGTCGCCTATGAGTTTGACCACCTTGGAATTCTCAGTATGGGAATTGCCAACCTCGCGATATGGATGGGGGTATCGGTTACTCCCGCTCAACTACTTTCCAGTGGGAACTTTGACAATGAAACGGTGATTTATACTTACCTGATTCTGGGTTTAATCCTTTTGCTGGCAGGACAGTTGTCAGAATATTTCAATTTCAAAAAACATTTTAGATTTAGTTATCTGCATTTCGGAATCCATATTTCGTTCGTCTCTTTATTGTTTGGCTACTTTAACCATTATTCATCGTCATTATCATTTATATGGCTTCTGGTGCTCTTTGTCTTAGCCTTTTACCTGTATACAGATGCGAGGAAACATAAATCATTCTACTTTTTGTTACTCGTAGTTCTTTATAGCTATATCGCCTTTAGCATCATTATGGTGAGGGGCTTCATTGCAATTAATGATATTGGAGCAATATACTTGTGCTGCCTGTATTTTATTGGTTCTGCCATTGCGCTGATCCGTCTGTTAATCTATTTAAACAAGCAAATTAAAGCCTCATGA
- a CDS encoding pitrilysin family protein has product MEYNVHTLPNGIRLLHVPSASAISHACIIVNSGSRDEQEEKSGLAHFIEHLIFKRTEKRNTNQILNRLESVGADLNAYTTKEYTCIHASFLNPYLDRTLELFHDIVFHSTFPEDEMEKEKSVILDEITSYLDQPEEAIYDDFEDLVFAGHPLGRNILGSAESVNKIDKKDIHDFIAENYHTDKIIIAVLGNYSLNKVIKIGAKYYSEIPENLHKNSRIAPEKAPVVTHSFQKPIMQAHAMLGAQAYSLHHPYKTGLLLLNNLLGGTGMSSILNLQIREKHGIAYTIETGYSPLSDTGIFTLYFGTDQEKVDKALSLIFKEFKKIKDHPLTEVQLQKSKNKFIGQIALGEENRIGLIISMAKSLIDYNKIDDLKTVFNKIQAVTTTDMANIANEILDESNLTSLTFYPLG; this is encoded by the coding sequence ATGGAATACAATGTTCACACCTTGCCGAATGGCATTCGATTACTTCATGTCCCTTCTGCATCCGCGATCTCTCATGCCTGCATTATTGTAAATAGCGGGTCCAGAGATGAACAGGAAGAGAAATCCGGTCTGGCTCATTTTATTGAGCACCTGATCTTTAAACGCACAGAAAAAAGAAATACTAACCAGATCTTAAACAGACTGGAAAGTGTTGGCGCAGACCTTAATGCCTATACGACTAAGGAGTATACCTGCATTCACGCTTCTTTCCTGAACCCTTATCTGGACAGGACATTGGAATTGTTTCATGATATTGTCTTTCATTCGACCTTTCCTGAGGACGAAATGGAGAAGGAAAAGAGTGTAATTCTTGATGAGATTACGTCCTACCTCGACCAACCGGAAGAAGCGATATATGATGATTTTGAAGATCTTGTTTTTGCGGGTCATCCACTCGGCAGAAATATACTTGGAAGCGCAGAAAGCGTCAATAAAATCGATAAGAAAGACATTCATGATTTCATCGCGGAAAATTACCATACAGACAAAATCATTATCGCCGTTTTAGGGAACTATTCCTTGAATAAAGTCATTAAGATCGGGGCTAAATATTATTCTGAAATACCAGAGAACCTACACAAAAATTCAAGGATTGCACCGGAAAAGGCTCCTGTAGTAACCCATTCTTTCCAGAAACCGATCATGCAGGCGCATGCCATGTTAGGCGCTCAGGCTTATTCTTTGCACCATCCCTATAAGACAGGATTGCTATTGCTCAATAATCTGTTGGGCGGCACCGGAATGAGCTCTATTTTGAATCTGCAGATCCGGGAGAAGCATGGAATCGCTTATACGATTGAAACCGGCTATAGCCCCCTGAGTGATACAGGCATTTTTACTTTATATTTCGGTACAGATCAGGAAAAAGTAGATAAAGCGCTTTCTTTGATCTTCAAAGAGTTTAAAAAGATTAAAGATCATCCCCTAACAGAGGTTCAGCTTCAAAAATCGAAGAATAAATTTATCGGACAGATCGCTCTGGGTGAAGAAAATAGAATCGGACTGATCATATCCATGGCTAAAAGCCTGATAGACTATAACAAAATTGACGACCTCAAAACTGTATTTAATAAAATTCAGGCAGTAACGACCACTGATATGGCTAATATTGCCAATGAAATATTAGATGAAAGTAATCTTACTTCCTTAACTTTTTACCCTTTAGGGTAA